From Scomber scombrus chromosome 9, fScoSco1.1, whole genome shotgun sequence, one genomic window encodes:
- the slitrk2 gene encoding SLIT and NTRK-like protein 2 — protein MLSGVLFLSVLTVTSLTPSETESRKTSASKDICKSRCACEERENILNINCENKGFTTVSQYQAPPNKISQLFLNGNFLSRISANEFVNYGNVTSLHLGNNGLQEIRTGAFNGLRFLKRLHLNNNNLEVIKEDTFAGLESLEYLQADYNYISAIEPGAFSKLNKLKVLILNDNLLLSLPPNIFRFVLLTHLDLRGNRLKMLPFAGVLEHIGGIMEIQLEENPWNCTCDLIPLKSWLDTISVFVGDIVCETPFRLHGKDITQLIKQDLCPRRNAGERVHPPSDSHFQGALPPTYHPGMITPTRAPKASRPPKMRYRPTPRISKDKHVFGPIMVYQTRSPVPMLCPSVCVCTSQNPDSGLNINCQERKLHNISELNPKPSYPKKLHLTGNYLQVIYRTDLTEYSSLELLHLGNNRIAVIQEGAFENLTNLRRLYLNGNYIESLSQSLFFGLQSLQYLYLEYNIIKDILPQTFNSLHNLQLLFLNNNLLRSLPDNVFGGTMLTRLNLRNNHFSYLPVRGVLDQLSAFIQIDLQENPWDCTCDIVALKNWMELSSTSVVVNEITCDSPSKHAGRLLRSLRNEAICPEPSEAPPPQNAPPTKAPTLISPATEPTTPSSSSSSFSSVSPTDSRIHTPELHPEVPLSVLILGLLVVFILSVCFGAGLFVFVLKRRKGVEHVPTGANNLDLNSFQVQYASYNPEPTQDKTSESHVYNYIPPPVGSMCQNPIYMQKDGEQVAYYRNLKELSFGPLDAKKDDVLTRSPGTYTISTVDFMDKSPTSCGLITPEPPEMLYQNLGERPNKELPTAAGVPPFSYNFCTLPKRPCIVPPYEAATARRHITNQERLNKTVLYGTPRKYYGAEHLSKNNEHPLLLPGKLKTEPDYLEVLEKQTAMSQL, from the coding sequence ATGCTGAGCGGCGTCCTCTTTCTGAGCGTCCTCACGGTCACCAGCCTGACACCGTCCGAAACGGAGAGCCGCAAAACTTCAGCCTCCAAAGATATCTGCAAGAGCCGCTGCGCCTgcgaggagagagagaacataCTGAACATCAACTGTGAGAATAAAGGATTTACCACCGTCAGTCAATACCAGGCGCCCCCAAATAAGATCTCCCAGCTTTTTCTAAACGGAAACTTCCTGTCACGTATCAGCGCCAATGAGTTTGTCAATTATGGCAATGTCACCTCTCTGCATCTGGGGAATAACGGCTTGCAGGAGATCCGAACCGGTGCTTTTAACGGGCTCCGCTTCCTAAAGCGGCTCCAtttgaacaacaacaacctggAGGTGATTAAAGAGGACACCTTTGCAGGACTGGAGAGTTTGGAGTATTTACAGGctgattataattatataagCGCCATAGAGCCTGGAGCGTTCAGTAAACTGAATAAACTCAAAGTGTTGATCCTCAATGATAACCTGCTGTTATCTTTGCCCCCCAATATCTTCCGCTTCGTGCTCCTCACGCACTTGGATTTACGTGGCAATCGGCTCAAGATGCTGCCGTTCGCCGGGGTTCTGGAGCACATAGGAGGCATCATGGAGATCCAGCTGGAGGAGAACCCCTGGAATTGCACCTGCGATCTGATCCCCCTCAAATCCTGGTTGGACactatttctgtgtttgtgggGGACATTGTGTGCGAGACGCCGTTCAGGCTGCACGGTAAAGACATCACTCAGCTCATAAAGCAGGATCTGTGCCCGCGCAGGAATGCTGGAGAGCGTGTTCACCCCCCCTCTGACTCTCACTTTCAAGGGGCCCTGCCCCCGACCTACCACCCCGGCATGATCACCCCCACCCGAGCCCCTAAAGCCTCCCGCCCACCCAAAATGCGCTACAGGCCCACCCCTCGCATCTCAAAGGATAAACATGTCTTTGGGCCTATAATGGTTTACCAGACGCGCTCTCCCGTGCCCATGCTGTGTcccagtgtgtgcgtgtgcacgtCACAGAACCCTGACAGCGGACTGAACATCAATTGCCAAGAGCGGAAGTTGCATAACATCAGCGAGCTGAACCCCAAGCCCTCCTACCCAAAGAAACTGCACCTGACCGGTAACTACTTACAAGTGATTTACAGAACTGATCTGACTGAGTACAGCTCTCTAGAGCTGCTCCATTTAGGAAATAACAGGATAGCAGTGATTCAGGAAGGTGCATTTGAGAATCTGACAAACCTGAGACGGCTCTATTTGAATGGGAATTACATCGAGTCGCTTTCACAATCACTGTTCTTCGGCCTGCAGTCGCTCCAGTATCTGTATTTGGAATACAACATCATCAAAGACATTTTACCACAGACGTTTAACTCTTTGCAcaacctgcagctgctgttcCTCAACAACAACCTGTTAAGATCGCTGCCTGATAATGTGTTCGGGGGCACCATGCTAACAAGACTCAACTTAAGGAATAATCATTTCTCCTACCTTCCTGTTCGTGGCGTGTTAGATCAGCTGTCTGCGTTTATTCAGATTGACCTTCAGGAGAACCCCTGGGACTGCACCTGTGACATTGTTGCGCTCAAAAACTGGATGGAGCTGTCCAGTACCAGCGTGGTGGTGAATGAGATCACTTGCGACTCCCCCTCTAAGCACGCGGGTCGCCTGTTGCGCTCTCTCCGCAACGAGGCCATCTGCCCCGAGCCGAGCGAGGCGCCCCCGCCACAAAATGCACCCCCAACAAAAGCCCCCACACTAATAAGCCCCGCCACCGAACCCAccaccccttcctcctcctcttcttcttttagcTCAGTCAGCCCCACCGACTCCCGAATCCACACCCCCGAGTTACACCCCGAAGTCCCGCTCTCGGTCCTGATTCTGGGGCTTCTGGTGGTTTTCATCCTTTCTGTTTGCTTCGGCGCAGGCCTCTTTGTTTTCGTCCTGAAGCGGCGCAAAGGGGTCGAGCACGTCCCCACAGGTGCGAACAATTTAGATCTCAACTCATTCCAAGTGCAATACGCCTCCTACAACCCAGAACCCACCCAAGACAAAACCTCCGAAAGCCACGTGTATAACTACATCCCCCCACCTGTGGGCTCCATGTGCCAAAACCCCATTTACATGCAGAAAGATGGAGAACAGGTGGCGTATTACCGCAACCTAAAGGAGCTCAGCTTTGGGCCCCTGGATGCAAAGAAGGATGACGTCCTCACCCGTAGCCCGGGGACCTACACTATCAGCACAGTGGATTTTATGGATAAGTCACCGACGTCGTGTGGTTTGATCACCCCAGAACCCCCCGAGATGTTGTATCAAAACTTAGGTGAGAGGCCCAACAAAGAGCTTCCCACGGCTGCAGGCGTCCCTCCTTTCAGTTACAACTTTTGCACTTTACCTAAGAGACCTTGCATCGTGCCCCCCTACGAGGCCGCGACAGCTCGGCGGCATATCACCAACCAGGAGAGGTTGAACAAAACCGTGCTGTACGGGACCCCCAGGAAATACTACGGGGCGGAACACCTTTCCAAAAACAATGAGCATCCACTGCTGCTCCCCGGGAAGCTAAAAACAGAACCAGACTACCTGGAGGTTCTGGAGAAACAGACTGCGATGAGCCAACTGTAA